Proteins from a single region of Chloroflexota bacterium:
- a CDS encoding glycosyltransferase, with protein MAEECPKASIVIPNFNGMEHLEDCLTSLARMDYPLDRLEVIVVDNASTDGSAAFIRKRFPSVRLLELRENRGFAAACNRGAHEGRGEVVAFLNNDMRVGEGWLRELVSPLTRHPDVAATSSRILSWDGAAIDFVGGAVNFYGHGFQPLRGRPTSEADDAGIKPVLFACGGSMAIRRELFLSAGGFDEDYFAFFEDIDLGWRLWILGHRVLYVPTAEAYHKGHATGSKIPAHQLRVLYERNALATIIKNYDDANLARVLPAALLLMGKRAMVYGRVDDRPYRPWADRTEDREEVRRVGMSHLVAMADLADGAAELWTKRAIVQRARRRSDREILRLLESPFETNCLDEGYMRTQQQAQAVFGIDEIFADAQGAGRVLIIANDIVDARMAGPGIRAWEMAKVLARAHDVTLAVPNERPPAADGFCVRTYRSKTGVGLRELASAHDVLIVQGFVLHLFPFLAQMGKRLVVDLYDPFTLENLHVFSHDPMEERAAVHQSHLDVLNAQIRAGDFFLCASDKQRDYWLGMLAANNRVNPQQYDADPTLRSLIDVVPFGIPSDPPVSTRRVLKGVFPGIEEHDRVILWGGGIWEWFDPLTLIRAVHRVRSTRPEVKLFFMGIKHPNPLVPEMDMTNRAIALARELGEEGRGIFFNEWVPYEERANYLLEADVGVSLHFDHLETRYSYRTRVLDYIWAGLPVVCTGGDAVGDLVDERGLGRVVRYLDEHGLSEALLSVLDHPKGRAAYAEQLAAVAEELTWERAMASLIDYCAEPRFAADHLPTQPLRLSIEPDERRLRGPSPWPLAPLRRPPTPLHRLPLRALLYLRMGGPPRLWQEVRSYLRWLRIRGLRAEG; from the coding sequence ATGGCTGAGGAGTGCCCAAAGGCAAGTATCGTCATCCCGAATTTCAACGGGATGGAGCATCTCGAGGACTGCCTGACCAGCCTCGCGCGGATGGACTATCCACTCGACCGCCTTGAAGTGATCGTCGTGGACAATGCGAGCACAGACGGCTCCGCCGCGTTCATTCGGAAGCGCTTTCCCTCCGTCCGATTGCTCGAGCTCCGGGAAAATCGCGGGTTCGCGGCCGCGTGCAATCGCGGCGCACATGAGGGGCGCGGCGAAGTCGTCGCCTTTCTCAACAACGATATGCGCGTCGGGGAGGGGTGGCTGAGGGAGTTGGTCTCCCCCCTCACGCGGCACCCGGACGTGGCGGCGACGAGTTCCCGGATCCTGAGCTGGGATGGGGCGGCCATCGACTTCGTCGGCGGGGCGGTCAACTTTTACGGCCACGGCTTTCAGCCGCTGCGGGGGCGGCCGACGTCCGAAGCAGACGACGCAGGGATCAAGCCCGTGCTGTTCGCGTGCGGGGGCTCCATGGCGATCCGTCGGGAGCTCTTTCTGAGCGCCGGCGGATTCGACGAGGACTACTTCGCCTTCTTTGAGGACATCGACCTGGGCTGGCGGCTCTGGATCCTCGGCCATCGGGTGCTCTATGTGCCCACCGCTGAGGCGTATCACAAGGGCCACGCGACCGGGAGCAAGATTCCGGCCCATCAGCTGCGCGTCCTCTACGAACGAAACGCCCTCGCCACCATCATCAAGAACTACGACGACGCCAATCTCGCGCGCGTGCTGCCCGCCGCCTTGCTGCTCATGGGCAAGCGGGCGATGGTCTACGGGCGCGTAGACGATCGCCCGTACCGACCTTGGGCGGACCGAACGGAGGATCGCGAAGAGGTGCGGCGCGTGGGAATGAGCCACCTGGTGGCGATGGCCGACCTTGCCGACGGCGCCGCGGAGCTGTGGACCAAGCGCGCGATCGTGCAGCGGGCGCGGCGCAGATCGGATCGTGAGATCCTTCGCCTTCTGGAGTCCCCATTTGAGACGAACTGTCTCGATGAAGGGTACATGCGAACGCAGCAACAGGCGCAGGCCGTATTCGGCATCGATGAGATCTTCGCGGACGCCCAGGGCGCCGGGCGGGTGCTCATCATCGCCAACGACATCGTCGATGCGCGCATGGCCGGGCCCGGAATCCGCGCGTGGGAGATGGCGAAAGTCCTCGCGCGCGCGCATGACGTGACCCTCGCCGTGCCGAACGAGCGCCCGCCGGCAGCGGATGGGTTCTGCGTCCGCACGTATCGGTCGAAGACAGGGGTCGGTCTTCGCGAGCTGGCCTCAGCGCACGACGTACTGATCGTCCAGGGTTTTGTGCTTCACCTGTTCCCCTTTCTCGCGCAAATGGGAAAGCGTCTGGTCGTGGACCTGTATGATCCCTTCACGCTCGAGAACCTCCACGTCTTTTCTCACGATCCCATGGAAGAGCGGGCGGCCGTCCACCAGTCGCACCTCGACGTCCTGAACGCGCAGATCCGTGCGGGCGACTTCTTCCTGTGCGCCAGCGACAAGCAGCGAGACTACTGGCTCGGCATGTTGGCCGCGAACAATCGCGTCAATCCCCAGCAATACGACGCCGACCCAACCCTTCGGAGCCTGATCGACGTGGTCCCGTTCGGGATTCCATCCGACCCGCCGGTCTCGACCCGCCGGGTGCTGAAGGGCGTGTTTCCGGGCATCGAGGAGCACGATCGCGTCATTCTCTGGGGGGGCGGAATCTGGGAGTGGTTCGACCCGCTCACCCTCATCCGCGCGGTGCACCGGGTCAGATCGACGCGCCCAGAGGTCAAGCTCTTTTTCATGGGGATCAAACACCCGAATCCGCTCGTCCCCGAGATGGATATGACCAACCGAGCGATCGCTCTCGCTCGTGAGCTGGGTGAAGAGGGGCGCGGAATATTCTTCAACGAGTGGGTGCCGTACGAGGAGCGTGCGAACTATCTCCTCGAGGCCGACGTGGGGGTCAGCCTGCATTTCGACCACCTCGAGACCCGCTACTCGTATCGAACCCGTGTGCTCGACTACATCTGGGCTGGGCTGCCCGTCGTCTGCACCGGTGGCGACGCGGTCGGGGATCTGGTGGATGAGCGTGGCCTCGGCCGGGTCGTCAGATACCTGGATGAACATGGGCTCTCCGAAGCGCTGCTTTCGGTTCTCGACCATCCGAAGGGCCGCGCCGCGTACGCGGAACAGCTTGCAGCCGTGGCAGAGGAGCTGACGTGGGAGCGCGCGATGGCTTCGCTCATCGACTACTGCGCTGAACCGCGATTTGCCGCGGACCATCTTCCGACTCAGCCCCTGAGGCTCTCGATCGAACCCGACGAGCGACGGCTGCGTGGGCCGAGCCCCTGGCCGCTCGCGCCCCTGCGCCGGCCGCCTACCCCCCTTCACCGGCTGCCGCTGCGCGCGCTGCTCTACCTGCGCATGGGGGGGCCTCCTCGCTTGTGGCAGGAGGTCAGGTCCTACCTCAGGTGGCTGCGGATTCGAGGACTGAGAGCCGAAGGGTAG
- a CDS encoding ABC transporter ATP-binding protein, with translation MRGVTKRFTVRRREILALDGIEVDIRGGEFFCIVGPSGCGKTTLLRILAGLETESSGTIEVVRDPATERPLNSMVFQEQSVFPWMTVRDNIAFGLKARGFSRRARYAVAEPFIHKVGLTGFEDALPHQLSGGMKQRVSIARAFANDPEILLMDEPFAALDEQTKLVLQGELLRIWDESRKTVVYVTHSIDEAILLADRIMVMSARPGRVKEIIDVASVFGRPRQVELVKSSAQYGEVFGRVWGLLRAEVLGSQLIGDATQEGMGA, from the coding sequence GTGCGGGGCGTGACGAAACGCTTCACGGTGCGCCGCCGAGAGATACTCGCCCTCGACGGCATCGAGGTCGACATTCGCGGTGGCGAGTTCTTCTGCATCGTCGGTCCCTCGGGGTGCGGAAAAACGACCCTCTTGCGCATCCTCGCGGGGCTCGAGACGGAGTCGAGCGGCACCATCGAGGTGGTCCGAGATCCCGCGACCGAGCGACCTCTCAATTCAATGGTGTTTCAAGAGCAGAGCGTGTTTCCCTGGATGACCGTGCGCGACAACATCGCGTTCGGGTTAAAAGCTCGGGGCTTTTCGCGGCGGGCTCGCTATGCCGTGGCGGAGCCCTTCATCCACAAGGTTGGGCTTACCGGGTTCGAAGACGCTCTGCCCCACCAGCTCTCCGGCGGAATGAAGCAGCGCGTGTCGATCGCTCGGGCCTTCGCCAACGATCCGGAGATCCTGCTTATGGACGAGCCGTTCGCCGCGCTGGACGAGCAGACGAAGCTGGTCCTCCAGGGCGAGCTACTGCGGATCTGGGACGAGAGTCGAAAAACGGTCGTGTACGTGACCCATAGCATCGACGAGGCGATCCTTCTCGCGGACCGTATCATGGTTATGAGCGCACGTCCGGGGCGGGTGAAGGAGATCATCGACGTGGCGTCGGTGTTCGGCCGGCCGCGGCAGGTGGAGTTGGTTAAGAGCAGCGCGCAGTACGGGGAAGTCTTCGGTCGCGTTTGGGGGCTGCTTCGCGCGGAAGTGCTAGGTTCCCAGCTGATCGGGGACGCCACGCAGGAGGGCATGGGCGCATGA
- a CDS encoding class I SAM-dependent methyltransferase, whose amino-acid sequence MALTQQPPPMTWGTAPELVGPRHAYRIRRLARCLRSAMPAGTILDAGCGAGGLTELLARMGYSVTAIDESPEFVAYTRARMDYLGLAHRVHVFQADLPRASLRPHWFDGAVCGEVLEHLDDDDAAVRAIAAALRPGGILALTVPAGSDRFGWLDTWAGHRRRYEAADLRRLIEGNGLRIDLMVRWGFPFMMLYERFLQGPGLARAGSPGGERSLLAKIARGRATTALAGLFHLDEPFDRLSRGTGFLVRARKT is encoded by the coding sequence GTGGCTCTTACCCAGCAACCCCCACCCATGACCTGGGGCACCGCTCCAGAGCTCGTTGGGCCGCGACACGCCTACCGGATCAGGCGGCTCGCGCGCTGCCTGCGCTCCGCCATGCCCGCGGGCACCATCCTCGACGCGGGCTGCGGTGCGGGCGGCCTCACCGAGCTCCTCGCGCGCATGGGCTATTCGGTCACCGCTATCGACGAATCGCCGGAATTCGTGGCGTACACGCGCGCGCGAATGGATTATCTTGGCCTGGCCCATCGGGTCCACGTCTTCCAGGCGGATCTGCCACGCGCCTCCCTCCGCCCCCATTGGTTCGACGGGGCCGTTTGCGGAGAGGTCCTCGAGCATCTCGATGACGACGACGCGGCGGTGCGCGCCATCGCCGCCGCGTTGAGGCCAGGTGGGATCCTGGCCCTCACGGTACCCGCGGGGAGCGATCGATTTGGCTGGCTGGACACGTGGGCTGGGCACCGGCGCCGCTATGAAGCGGCCGACCTGCGTCGTCTCATCGAGGGGAACGGCCTTCGCATCGACCTTATGGTGCGATGGGGATTTCCCTTCATGATGCTCTACGAACGGTTCCTCCAGGGGCCCGGGCTCGCTCGGGCCGGTTCGCCGGGGGGCGAGCGGTCGCTCCTGGCAAAGATCGCGCGGGGTCGCGCAACGACGGCCCTCGCCGGCCTCTTCCACCTCGACGAGCCGTTCGACCGTCTCAGTCGGGGCACTGGGTTTCTCGTCCGGGCCCGCAAGACGTGA
- a CDS encoding ABC transporter permease, translated as MTALSSIVDSYRYRGLLRNLLARDLSVRYKNSVLGFLWTLLNPLLLMIVFTIVFQVLLPTNIPHFSVFVLIGILAWNFCVGSVMASIHSVAGNGDLVRKVYFPREMLPLSAVLSCLVHFVLALSLVFVMLPLTGLTITPLILWLPITIVFQTAFLAGVGLFLSAVNVFFRDTESIMDVAMLAWFFLTPIFYPLDVLADKEIGAMNVRWLMHVLNPMASFISTYRLVLIDAAPPDPAFLARTFAVSIMVLIVGYAVFKRSEPSFGEEL; from the coding sequence GTGACGGCCCTCTCGTCCATCGTCGACTCGTATCGCTATCGCGGACTGCTTCGGAATCTGCTCGCTCGCGACTTATCCGTTCGGTACAAGAACTCCGTTCTGGGGTTTCTGTGGACCCTTCTCAATCCGCTCCTTCTGATGATCGTCTTCACCATCGTGTTTCAGGTCCTGCTGCCCACGAACATCCCGCACTTTTCGGTTTTCGTGCTCATCGGGATCCTTGCCTGGAACTTCTGCGTTGGCTCCGTCATGGCGTCGATCCACAGCGTGGCAGGAAACGGCGACCTCGTCCGCAAGGTGTACTTCCCGCGCGAGATGTTGCCGCTTTCCGCGGTCTTGTCATGCCTGGTGCACTTCGTTCTCGCCCTCTCCCTGGTGTTCGTGATGCTTCCACTGACCGGACTGACCATCACGCCGCTCATTCTCTGGCTTCCGATCACCATCGTGTTTCAGACCGCGTTCCTGGCGGGCGTCGGGCTCTTCCTGTCCGCGGTGAACGTTTTCTTTCGCGACACCGAATCGATCATGGACGTTGCCATGCTGGCCTGGTTCTTTCTCACGCCGATCTTTTATCCGCTGGACGTGCTGGCGGATAAAGAGATCGGCGCCATGAACGTTCGCTGGCTCATGCACGTGCTGAATCCGATGGCATCCTTTATCTCCACGTACCGCCTCGTGCTCATCGACGCTGCCCCTCCCGATCCGGCGTTCCTTGCGCGGACCTTCGCGGTCTCGATCATGGTCCTGATCGTCGGGTACGCGGTTTTCAAGCGCTCGGAGCCCAGTTTTGGAGAAGAGCTCTGA
- a CDS encoding glycosyltransferase family 39 protein: MRLHDIARESFWLDEAGRAAIAHLPLSQIPGAVSVVELSPPLYHLLLHVWMLAFGDTDAALRLFSAVLVVPTVAVAWSLGTAVAGPRSGLLTAVLAALHPFAIRYGQEAGMYALLLCLSLATTRAAVDALATGADTGESARALRKRRARGLAAYVVFGALSLYTHYYAVYLLASVALVGVARSAQQRSRHGLVLWSAAHGVIALAFVPWLPAMAQQARLAASVTDWDGVTLAGALTHWCATALADGAPWSQSLLSVLVLVWLAAAGVMRIGRNTPSIWLMGVIAVGPAIAAGLVSLGLHSFRDRGFMVAVGATWVLLAAAIGGVRDLPRFDRAGRAFVAVAAAAMAISGIVFDATEHKEDWRGAAGMVAGGAGINDPIFLIHYGAQIPFDRYFSGSQPRIGLPANFDWTRGYAARYVATTADIEARVVPALEHTRQAWAVLSHDEGRGSATLLAALDRWGTPVEDRDFHAVRVVRYRARGA; encoded by the coding sequence GTGCGCCTTCACGACATCGCCCGCGAAAGCTTCTGGCTCGACGAAGCGGGGCGGGCGGCGATTGCCCATCTCCCGCTGAGTCAGATACCGGGCGCGGTCAGCGTCGTGGAGCTCTCGCCACCCCTGTATCACCTTCTGCTCCACGTCTGGATGCTGGCGTTCGGGGACACCGACGCGGCGCTTCGGCTATTTTCCGCCGTGCTGGTGGTCCCCACCGTCGCCGTCGCGTGGTCGCTCGGCACCGCGGTGGCTGGCCCGCGATCCGGGCTGCTGACGGCGGTGCTCGCTGCCCTGCATCCTTTCGCCATCCGTTACGGCCAGGAAGCCGGGATGTACGCGTTGCTCCTGTGCCTTTCCCTCGCAACCACCCGCGCCGCTGTGGACGCGCTCGCCACGGGGGCGGATACGGGCGAGTCGGCTCGGGCTCTGCGCAAGCGGCGCGCGCGCGGGCTCGCGGCGTACGTTGTGTTCGGCGCCCTATCGCTCTATACGCACTACTACGCGGTGTATCTCCTGGCCTCGGTGGCCCTGGTGGGCGTCGCTCGATCCGCCCAGCAACGGAGCAGGCACGGGCTCGTGCTCTGGTCGGCGGCCCACGGGGTCATCGCGCTCGCATTCGTCCCGTGGCTCCCGGCCATGGCGCAGCAGGCGCGCCTTGCCGCATCCGTGACGGACTGGGACGGAGTGACCCTGGCTGGCGCGTTGACCCATTGGTGTGCGACCGCGCTTGCTGACGGCGCTCCATGGTCCCAGTCGCTGCTCAGCGTGCTCGTGCTTGTGTGGCTGGCGGCGGCGGGCGTCATGCGGATCGGACGCAATACCCCGTCGATCTGGCTGATGGGAGTCATCGCTGTGGGGCCCGCGATCGCGGCCGGCCTGGTGTCCCTTGGCCTTCACTCCTTTCGGGACCGCGGGTTCATGGTGGCAGTCGGCGCAACCTGGGTCCTCCTGGCCGCGGCAATCGGCGGCGTTCGCGATCTCCCCCGATTCGATCGAGCCGGTCGGGCCTTCGTCGCTGTCGCGGCCGCCGCCATGGCGATCAGCGGAATCGTCTTCGATGCGACCGAGCACAAGGAGGACTGGCGTGGTGCGGCGGGGATGGTCGCCGGAGGGGCAGGGATCAACGATCCGATCTTTCTGATCCACTACGGCGCCCAGATTCCCTTCGACCGGTATTTTTCGGGAAGCCAGCCGCGGATCGGGCTGCCCGCAAACTTCGACTGGACTCGTGGCTACGCGGCACGGTATGTGGCCACGACGGCCGACATCGAGGCGCGCGTCGTCCCCGCCCTCGAGCACACGCGCCAGGCATGGGCGGTCCTTTCGCACGACGAGGGCCGCGGAAGCGCGACGCTTCTGGCAGCGCTGGACCGATGGGGAACGCCGGTGGAGGATCGCGACTTTCACGCTGTGCGCGTCGTGCGGTACCGCGCACGAGGCGCCTGA
- a CDS encoding DUF6541 family protein produces the protein MRPRQLGAFPRAVVLLLGLLTCVAGAGGCIARAGSVPQGSEPIGPLFAGHRVTVAFTPRPATLVGIDLRVATYARHNGGVVTLQLKSAADARQALRTVRIPAVDFADSQVFRFAFDALDLANSGDGQSTPGKLVLEITSDAPDDKDAVAVWGRSPDGPATTSYDGVPLDVDLAFAPVYADPILGLAAMEIGALVASGVQVLVVALVLVVPGLLMARAVLGSRARPFALLCAAPALSVAGVAIVTLWCSTLGLRLGAPTAILVAILSCVGLALMVARPLLRNRGGRSLARLASIGDISVAGIVLLGALARAIAFDGFVLPPGADAYHHAIIAQLIHDVGALPTSYRPYAAIDSFAYHFGFHALVAWDSWLTGLPVLASMTATAFILNVLIALSVAFCAEWLGLGPMGRITAVLVVALLSPFPADLLDLARYPQTAGLVILPVAGALAITQGAGLPSDRVSGTGHRWSLSEVRPAVGLGVLAAGVFLTHYRLAIALVMLGILALGSVVGAAVRSRASEIAWRSARARFLGSIIAASVGLVLVAPWLVRLATTFRLGLGDGQGRYGPEYFSLERLGTALEHPLFWPLMALAVGGFVASVHGRRGAITLVGAWAGLTTALSNPYWLPIPRAGALDSVTLFSSLFLPVSIGIGFGAERMWARLPRAHARLIRPLAVATAASALVGLSLWGVATMAASVSPDGRIADSGDLDAARWIERSLPPDAMLLVNSAIRRWSPDYVVPTDAGYWMPLLAHRATTLLPLVYPGERGVTRAQVELMERISRASAARLGDTDTLALLRKAGVTHVYLGSRGGPLSDQALKESPAFRRIYQREGVSIYELSGSLARAPSDGREVAGP, from the coding sequence ATGCGACCACGACAACTGGGCGCCTTCCCCCGGGCAGTCGTCCTGCTCCTTGGGCTTCTCACGTGCGTTGCCGGCGCGGGGGGATGCATTGCGCGCGCCGGGAGCGTACCGCAGGGCTCCGAGCCGATTGGCCCGCTCTTCGCGGGACACCGCGTCACCGTCGCCTTCACGCCCCGCCCGGCGACCCTCGTCGGCATCGACCTCCGCGTCGCGACGTACGCTCGGCACAACGGCGGCGTGGTGACGCTGCAGCTAAAGTCGGCTGCCGATGCGCGCCAAGCCCTGCGCACGGTCCGGATCCCCGCCGTGGATTTCGCGGACAGCCAAGTGTTTCGCTTCGCCTTCGATGCCCTCGATCTCGCCAACTCTGGAGATGGCCAGTCGACGCCAGGCAAGCTGGTCCTCGAGATCACGAGCGACGCGCCAGACGACAAAGACGCGGTGGCCGTATGGGGCCGTTCCCCGGATGGGCCAGCCACGACGTCATACGACGGCGTCCCCCTGGACGTAGACCTCGCGTTTGCCCCGGTTTACGCGGACCCGATTCTTGGGCTCGCAGCGATGGAGATCGGCGCGCTCGTGGCCTCGGGGGTGCAGGTCCTCGTCGTGGCGCTTGTACTGGTCGTCCCCGGGCTGCTCATGGCCCGCGCCGTTCTCGGCTCGCGCGCTCGCCCGTTCGCATTGCTGTGCGCGGCGCCAGCCTTGAGCGTGGCGGGAGTCGCCATTGTCACGCTTTGGTGCAGTACGCTTGGCCTTCGCCTCGGCGCACCCACCGCCATCCTCGTGGCGATCCTGTCCTGCGTCGGGCTCGCGCTGATGGTGGCTCGGCCTTTACTGCGCAACCGAGGTGGGAGGTCGCTGGCTCGCCTCGCCAGTATCGGGGACATTTCGGTGGCCGGCATCGTCTTGCTGGGTGCTCTGGCGCGGGCGATCGCCTTCGACGGCTTCGTTCTGCCCCCGGGCGCCGACGCGTACCACCACGCGATCATCGCGCAGCTCATCCACGACGTCGGAGCCCTGCCAACGTCGTACCGGCCATACGCCGCGATCGATTCATTCGCCTACCATTTCGGGTTTCACGCGCTCGTGGCGTGGGACTCCTGGCTAACGGGGCTCCCGGTCCTAGCGTCGATGACCGCAACGGCCTTCATCCTCAATGTCCTCATCGCTCTATCCGTCGCATTTTGCGCCGAGTGGCTGGGGCTTGGTCCGATGGGACGGATCACGGCGGTGCTCGTCGTGGCACTGCTGAGTCCGTTTCCCGCGGACCTGCTGGACCTGGCCCGCTACCCGCAAACGGCTGGGCTGGTGATCCTCCCGGTGGCTGGCGCTCTGGCCATCACGCAGGGGGCTGGCTTGCCGTCGGACCGCGTATCGGGCACTGGGCACCGGTGGTCGCTCAGCGAGGTTCGGCCCGCGGTCGGCCTTGGCGTGCTGGCCGCCGGCGTGTTTCTGACGCACTACCGTCTCGCGATCGCCCTGGTGATGCTTGGGATTCTCGCGCTGGGCTCCGTGGTTGGAGCGGCTGTGCGGAGCAGGGCCAGCGAAATCGCGTGGCGCAGCGCGCGCGCGCGATTCTTGGGCTCGATCATCGCCGCCTCGGTGGGGCTGGTCCTCGTCGCGCCGTGGCTGGTCCGATTGGCGACGACGTTCCGACTGGGTCTCGGCGATGGCCAGGGACGGTACGGGCCGGAGTACTTCAGCCTGGAGCGCCTGGGGACCGCGCTCGAACACCCCCTGTTCTGGCCTCTCATGGCCCTCGCAGTCGGGGGATTCGTCGCGTCCGTCCATGGGCGACGGGGGGCCATCACGCTCGTCGGCGCTTGGGCCGGCCTGACGACCGCGCTCTCAAACCCGTATTGGCTCCCCATACCGCGCGCGGGGGCTCTCGACAGTGTGACCCTCTTCAGCTCGCTGTTCCTTCCGGTCTCCATTGGAATCGGCTTCGGCGCGGAACGAATGTGGGCGCGGCTCCCTCGCGCACACGCACGACTCATCCGTCCACTGGCCGTGGCGACCGCGGCCAGTGCACTGGTCGGCCTGAGTCTCTGGGGCGTCGCGACTATGGCGGCGAGCGTGAGCCCTGACGGCCGAATCGCGGATTCCGGCGACCTCGACGCGGCGCGGTGGATCGAGCGGTCCCTGCCGCCCGACGCGATGCTGCTCGTCAATAGCGCGATCCGGCGCTGGTCTCCCGATTACGTCGTTCCCACCGACGCCGGTTACTGGATGCCGCTTCTGGCCCATCGAGCGACGACGCTCCTCCCGCTCGTGTATCCTGGCGAGCGGGGCGTGACCAGGGCCCAGGTCGAGCTGATGGAGCGAATCAGCCGCGCGTCCGCGGCGCGCCTGGGGGACACCGACACGCTCGCCCTGCTGCGGAAGGCCGGAGTGACCCACGTGTACCTCGGCTCGCGCGGTGGCCCGCTGTCCGACCAAGCGCTCAAGGAGAGCCCGGCGTTTCGGCGGATCTACCAGCGGGAGGGGGTCAGCATCTACGAGCTGTCCGGCTCTCTGGCTCGAGCGCCATCGGATGGTCGCGAGGTCGCTGGCCCGTGA
- a CDS encoding class I SAM-dependent methyltransferase yields the protein MGFAGPDYRDFVTSGGERLRPRLARSLDLAKIRPGVRLLDLGCGRGEVAVHAARRGAEVIAADYSPDCARLTEEAVRMVGWVTPEAARVGSAGSVRVLLADATALPFPPGSFDRVTLLDVVEHLVPWQLDGAMREVRRILKPSGYAVIHTVPNRWALGIGYPLLRLIRPGLPRDPRTDYEHQVHVNEQDIVGLRRTLERAGLASRVWLENLTLEQARWQQNSDQFADLRGASYGFFRTPAVRALARLALRTPLRLVACNDIYALAWPK from the coding sequence GTGGGATTCGCCGGGCCGGATTATCGCGATTTCGTCACGAGCGGGGGCGAACGGCTGCGGCCGCGGCTGGCTCGCTCACTCGATCTCGCGAAGATCCGGCCCGGGGTTCGCCTGCTCGATCTCGGATGCGGCCGTGGCGAGGTGGCTGTGCACGCTGCGCGGCGCGGCGCCGAGGTCATCGCGGCCGACTATTCGCCCGACTGCGCCCGCCTCACGGAGGAGGCCGTCCGGATGGTCGGGTGGGTCACCCCGGAGGCTGCCCGCGTCGGATCCGCGGGAAGCGTGCGCGTCCTGCTCGCCGACGCGACTGCCCTGCCGTTTCCGCCTGGGAGCTTCGACCGCGTAACGCTTCTCGACGTGGTCGAGCACCTCGTTCCCTGGCAGCTCGATGGCGCGATGCGCGAGGTGCGGCGGATTCTCAAACCGAGCGGCTACGCCGTCATCCACACCGTTCCGAATCGATGGGCGCTCGGCATCGGCTATCCGCTCCTGCGCCTCATCCGACCGGGGCTCCCTCGAGACCCACGAACGGACTACGAGCACCAAGTTCACGTGAATGAGCAGGACATCGTCGGGCTGCGGCGCACGCTCGAGCGGGCTGGCCTCGCGAGTCGCGTCTGGCTGGAAAACCTCACGCTCGAACAGGCTCGCTGGCAGCAAAACTCGGATCAGTTCGCTGACCTGCGGGGCGCATCGTATGGATTCTTTCGCACGCCGGCGGTCCGAGCGCTGGCTCGCCTCGCGCTGAGGACGCCGCTCCGCCTCGTCGCGTGCAACGACATCTACGCCCTCGCATGGCCCAAGTGA
- a CDS encoding ABC transporter permease — translation MNVSTKTGAVDVRAASGSAHAGAPANAALVGKPARGGIGRWNVERALSFLSPVILLLLWEAAARTGGIDTRFFPAPSSIFKTAGALVQSGELWSNVSVSLVRIAVGFTIGAVPAVIVGLAMGLFSPVRAVIQPLIDGTFPIPKIAVLPLFIMIFGIGEASKYAIIAVAVTYLVLINTVAGVRNIERVYLDVGKNFHASRRMMFSDIALPGALPMVLTGLRLGMGVALLVIVSAEFVGAKSGIGYMIWSSWQVFQVEKMYVGLLVSALIGFASAILLNTLDRVLIPWKPR, via the coding sequence ATGAACGTCTCCACGAAAACCGGGGCCGTCGACGTGCGGGCCGCGTCCGGCAGCGCCCATGCGGGCGCGCCGGCGAATGCCGCGCTGGTGGGTAAGCCCGCCCGGGGCGGAATCGGCCGATGGAACGTCGAGCGCGCCCTCTCGTTCCTCTCGCCGGTCATCCTCCTTCTGCTCTGGGAGGCTGCTGCGCGAACGGGAGGGATCGACACGCGATTCTTTCCAGCCCCGTCGTCGATCTTCAAGACCGCCGGTGCGCTGGTCCAATCCGGTGAGCTGTGGAGCAACGTGTCGGTGAGCCTCGTCCGAATCGCCGTGGGCTTCACGATCGGCGCGGTCCCGGCGGTGATCGTCGGCCTCGCGATGGGCCTGTTCAGCCCGGTGCGGGCCGTGATTCAGCCGCTCATCGACGGGACGTTCCCCATCCCCAAGATCGCCGTGCTGCCGCTCTTCATCATGATCTTTGGGATCGGCGAGGCGAGCAAGTACGCGATCATCGCGGTGGCGGTGACCTATCTGGTGCTCATCAACACGGTCGCGGGGGTACGCAATATCGAGCGAGTCTATCTGGACGTGGGCAAGAACTTCCACGCGAGCCGGCGCATGATGTTCAGCGACATCGCGCTCCCGGGCGCGCTGCCCATGGTCCTGACCGGCCTTCGCCTCGGGATGGGAGTCGCGCTGCTCGTGATCGTGTCAGCCGAGTTCGTCGGCGCCAAGAGCGGCATCGGCTACATGATCTGGAGCTCGTGGCAGGTGTTCCAGGTCGAAAAGATGTACGTCGGCTTACTGGTCAGCGCGCTCATCGGCTTTGCGAGCGCCATCCTCCTCAATACGCTCGATCGCGTGCTCATCCCCTGGAAGCCCCGGTAG